One Methanococcus aeolicus Nankai-3 DNA segment encodes these proteins:
- a CDS encoding Fic family protein, with translation MKLPEVLEYTKEDEKKALYYYNDEIIGYIKKYNIIEYIHWDNLKYKKGLPIEPKYLWILLNMDRKIHFKELNFHNWTFKYYINGKIQQFLGAFDRLKNIEFSKKINDLINDKYKINAIIEESIASSQIEGAKTTTKMAKEVIKSGKKPKNNDEIMVYNNHVAMKYITNELKNKDFTIDEILKIHDLISKDLIENKYVGEFRTIDDVIVKDIKTNKTLHIPPNHELIEPLINELCNFANNKEDSTHPIIKGIIIHFLIGYIHPFVDGNGRTARALFYWYMLNSRYTIFEYLKVSEFINKSKGKYKNSYLYVESHKCDEYEGDLTYFIGYILDCIEKSINKFNEELKVLENELKHNNIYNNLLNDLKNNNLNLRQLGILEEIIKNPKKKFTIKYIVNSYGVAYATARNDLNIFAEFGILQKKKAGKEFIYVPNIDF, from the coding sequence ATGAAACTTCCAGAAGTTTTAGAATATACAAAGGAGGACGAAAAAAAAGCATTATATTATTATAACGATGAAATTATAGGGTATATTAAAAAATACAATATTATAGAATATATTCATTGGGACAACTTAAAATATAAAAAGGGACTGCCCATTGAACCGAAATATCTTTGGATTTTATTAAATATGGATAGAAAAATACATTTTAAAGAGTTAAATTTCCATAATTGGACTTTTAAATATTATATAAATGGTAAAATTCAGCAATTTTTAGGGGCGTTTGATAGATTAAAAAATATAGAATTTTCCAAGAAAATAAACGATTTAATTAATGATAAATACAAAATAAATGCAATAATTGAGGAATCCATAGCATCAAGTCAAATTGAAGGGGCAAAAACAACCACAAAAATGGCAAAAGAAGTTATAAAAAGCGGTAAAAAGCCCAAAAATAATGACGAAATTATGGTATATAATAACCATGTGGCTATGAAATATATTACAAATGAATTAAAAAATAAAGATTTCACAATTGATGAAATTTTAAAAATACATGATTTAATTTCAAAAGATTTAATTGAAAATAAATATGTGGGAGAATTTAGAACTATCGATGATGTAATTGTTAAAGACATAAAAACTAACAAAACATTACATATTCCCCCAAATCATGAATTAATTGAACCTTTAATAAATGAACTATGTAATTTTGCAAACAATAAAGAGGATAGCACACATCCAATAATTAAAGGAATAATCATCCACTTTTTGATTGGCTATATTCACCCATTTGTTGATGGGAATGGTAGAACTGCAAGGGCTTTATTTTATTGGTATATGCTGAATAGTAGATATACGATTTTTGAATATTTGAAAGTTTCAGAGTTTATAAATAAATCAAAAGGGAAATATAAAAATTCATATTTATATGTGGAATCCCATAAATGCGATGAATATGAGGGCGATTTAACTTACTTTATTGGTTATATATTGGATTGTATTGAAAAATCCATAAATAAATTTAATGAGGAACTTAAAGTATTAGAAAACGAATTAAAACATAATAACATATATAATAATTTATTGAATGATTTAAAGAATAATAATTTAAATCTACGACAATTAGGTATTTTAGAGGAAATAATTAAAAATCCTAAAAAGAAATTTACTATAAAATATATTGTAAATAGCTATGGTGTAGCATATGCCACGGCAAGAAATGATTTAAATATTTTTGCAGAATTTGGGATACTACAAAAGAAAAAAGCGGGAAAAGAATTTATATATGTCCCAAATATTGATTTTTGA
- a CDS encoding methyltransferase domain-containing protein — protein sequence MNNNNKIGFLLSKEFDESKNFLKENFYDGKTYEISLTLPKHELTSLLNTSGKYPITTKNNYVIVDGLNEKEGANIIDKGAYINECHLILFGAPSLNELYEKLNNFDFRSAYPILPEHSFAVRTLKIIQNNNIDSGITSMDIERKVGAIIKNKTNSPVNLKNPDKTIKIIILDNIIYFAILINERNKEYYLKNRPHLRAYFHPGCILPKLARCMVNMAQLKEGDIILDPFCGTGGFLIEGGLIGCKLIGSDIDNRMVQGALLNLKTYELDNNVISIKQWDALDAKNYLKSLNIEKVDTIITDPPYGMSTAKKGDIEHILNNLKECLKDGGYLIFASPTILNLEDLELEGLYSIYIHKSLTRYIHIYKK from the coding sequence ATGAATAATAACAATAAAATAGGATTTTTACTATCAAAAGAATTTGATGAATCTAAAAATTTTCTAAAAGAAAATTTTTACGATGGTAAAACTTATGAAATAAGTTTGACATTACCAAAACATGAATTAACTTCCTTATTAAATACAAGCGGAAAATACCCCATAACCACAAAAAACAATTATGTTATTGTTGATGGGCTAAATGAAAAAGAAGGAGCAAATATAATAGATAAAGGGGCATATATAAATGAATGTCATCTAATATTATTCGGAGCTCCGTCGTTAAATGAATTATATGAAAAATTAAATAATTTTGATTTTCGTTCTGCATACCCCATACTACCAGAACATAGTTTTGCAGTTAGAACGCTAAAAATTATACAAAATAATAATATTGACAGTGGCATAACTTCAATGGACATAGAACGAAAAGTAGGGGCAATTATTAAAAATAAAACTAATTCACCAGTTAATTTAAAAAATCCCGATAAAACCATAAAAATAATAATATTGGATAACATAATTTATTTTGCAATATTAATAAATGAAAGAAATAAAGAATATTATTTAAAAAATAGACCGCATTTAAGGGCATATTTCCACCCCGGTTGCATACTTCCAAAATTGGCAAGGTGCATGGTCAATATGGCACAGTTAAAAGAAGGAGATATAATTTTAGACCCCTTTTGTGGAACTGGTGGCTTTTTAATAGAGGGAGGATTAATTGGCTGTAAATTAATTGGTAGCGACATAGATAATAGAATGGTTCAAGGTGCCTTATTGAATTTAAAAACCTATGAATTGGATAACAATGTAATATCAATTAAACAGTGGGACGCCTTAGATGCTAAAAACTATTTAAAATCATTAAATATTGAAAAAGTAGATACTATAATTACGGACCCTCCTTATGGTATGTCCACAGCTAAAAAGGGAGACATTGAACATATTTTAAATAATTTAAAAGAATGTTTAAAAGATGGAGGATATTTGATATTTGCATCGCCAACGATATTAAATTTGGAGGATTTGGAGTTAGAGGGATTATATTCCATATACATACATAAAAGTTTAACAAGATATATCCACATATACAAAAAATAA
- a CDS encoding 50S ribosomal protein L40e has translation MAFEEAMNRVFHKKICLRCTARNPWKATKCRKCGYTKLRPKAKESRG, from the coding sequence ATGGCATTTGAAGAAGCTATGAACAGAGTGTTTCATAAAAAAATATGTTTAAGATGCACGGCAAGAAATCCATGGAAAGCTACAAAATGTAGAAAATGTGGATACACAAAATTAAGACCAAAAGCTAAGGAGTCCAGAGGATAA
- a CDS encoding DUF367 family protein has translation MNLYIYHANQCDPKRCTALKMGKLGYAKIIKNTYKLPRNSLLLNPYAETTVSVDDRDIIKKYGIMALDCSWKQAEKVFSITNAKNQRSLPLLIAGNPVNYGKPCKLTTLEAFIATLYIANYKNDALSLLDGFKWADTFIDLNEELLEKYRGRSSAEIIEIQNKYIEDNSKRYKKNKR, from the coding sequence ATGAACTTATATATATACCATGCTAACCAGTGCGACCCGAAAAGATGCACAGCATTAAAAATGGGTAAGCTTGGATATGCAAAAATCATAAAAAACACATACAAACTTCCTAGAAATAGTTTGTTATTAAATCCTTATGCTGAAACTACTGTTTCTGTTGATGACAGGGACATAATTAAAAAATACGGAATAATGGCTCTTGACTGCTCATGGAAACAGGCTGAAAAAGTATTCAGTATAACTAATGCAAAAAATCAAAGAAGTTTGCCTCTTTTAATTGCGGGAAATCCTGTAAATTATGGAAAACCCTGTAAATTAACAACTTTGGAAGCATTTATTGCTACACTATATATCGCAAACTATAAAAATGATGCCCTCTCTTTATTAGATGGTTTCAAATGGGCAGATACATTCATTGACCTTAATGAAGAATTGCTTGAAAAATATCGGGGCAGGAGCTCCGCGGAAATTATTGAAATTCAAAACAAATATATTGAAGATAATTCCAAAAGATATAAAAAGAATAAGAGATAA